One Solibacillus sp. R5-41 DNA segment encodes these proteins:
- a CDS encoding TIGR04104 family putative zinc finger protein: MQKCEKCNAHFSWSEIYKSCWQNYKPIKCIECDTTHKTTVQGRLIFVFFTILPMLIFGYFLSPFSNLLVTLGIAFFICIIGSLLAPFLVTYKKSL, from the coding sequence TTGCAAAAATGCGAGAAATGCAATGCACATTTTAGTTGGAGCGAAATCTATAAATCCTGTTGGCAGAATTATAAACCGATTAAATGTATTGAATGCGATACAACACATAAGACAACAGTACAAGGCAGATTAATTTTTGTCTTTTTTACTATTCTTCCAATGCTCATCTTCGGTTATTTCCTGTCTCCTTTTAGCAATTTACTTGTGACACTTGGCATAGCTTTTTTTATTTGTATAATTGGTTCTTTGTTAGCACCTTTTCTTGTTACTTATAAGAAGTCTTTGTGA
- a CDS encoding histidine phosphatase family protein, whose product MDTTVYMIRHAKSPFIFGEERTRELSKEGVIDSKKITDLMSHVEIDVIVSSSYTRAIQTIEGIANQKNIEIKVIEELRERQLKGAYKLPDEEIQQAIKKSYEDYDYFLSGGESVREVQNRSIPVIESLLNQYEGKTIIIGTHGNIMTIIMNYFNSKYEYEFWKSTTKPDIYKLVFSGTTLQNVQRIWK is encoded by the coding sequence ATGGATACCACAGTTTATATGATTAGACACGCAAAATCACCATTTATTTTCGGGGAAGAACGAACAAGAGAATTATCTAAAGAGGGTGTAATAGATTCAAAAAAAATTACAGATTTAATGAGCCACGTGGAAATTGATGTTATAGTTTCGAGTTCTTATACGAGAGCTATTCAAACGATTGAAGGTATTGCTAATCAGAAAAATATAGAAATAAAAGTTATTGAAGAATTAAGGGAAAGACAGTTAAAAGGGGCTTATAAATTACCTGATGAAGAGATTCAGCAAGCAATTAAAAAATCCTACGAAGATTACGATTATTTTTTATCAGGAGGTGAATCAGTTAGAGAGGTACAAAATCGGTCTATACCAGTTATCGAAAGTCTTTTAAATCAATATGAAGGGAAGACTATAATTATAGGTACTCATGGAAATATAATGACAATAATTATGAATTACTTTAACTCAAAGTACGAATATGAATTTTGGAAAAGTACCACTAAACCTGATATCTACAAGTTAGTTTTTTCGGGTACAACACTTCAGAATGTACAAAGAATATGGAAATAA